GGATCAGGTCGCGGTGCACAAGAGGCTGCTTGGTCATGGGAGACACTTCGTGCCCTTCATCAAACCAATTGATGATCGCTTCAGCTTCATAGGTGAACCCGTCTGCTGCAATGCAGGGTTCCCTCATGATCTCCTGCAATTACATGCAAATCAAAACATGGTCAACTCAAACGTCTCTTCTGAAGCAACATAATTTGTCAAAAGTATTTATATTACTGTAAAGAAAAGTACAGAATTTTGAGATTTTGTTTGTCTGAGGATATGAAAACCTGAGAAATCGGGCAGATGAAGTGGGAAGGAATGGAGTCTTTATCAAACTGTGATGGTACAGTTGATGCTGGAGAAAATGCAGTCAGGCTCCTTCGGTGTAGCAACGTTTCCGGTTGTCTGACACCATTGTCATGGTCAGGATGTAACTGAAGATACTCCTGCTGTGGCTTGATTAGTTGTCCTGTGGCTCCGAAATCACTCTTCATGTCGACAGTTTGTTGTCTCAAGATAAATTTATCGGTAATCACTTCTTGTCGATCCCCCAAGATTGTGCTCTGGTGATTCCTAGGTATGTCCATTTCTTGTTTTAACCGTGTAAGTTCTAAGTTTGCTTTGACAAGAGCTCCTTCCAATTCTTTCCTCCTTTTCACCTCCTCCAAGTACAACTCCTCGAATTGTTTGACCTGGGAGGTTCAGAGTTATTATCAAaatcttttaaaataaatagtatTGCCAACTTTTAGTTTAGCATTTATGAAGAAATCAGTCAAATGGGTAGCATAATTACTTTCTGAAGAGATGAAACCACTTGTTCATCTGCTCTCTGGCGCCTCAAAGATTCGCTTAAAGCTCTCTCCATCAAGTTCTCAGCTGCTACGCGTGCATCATTGAGCTCATCAGAAAACCCCAATTCCATCTCATTGTCATTCTGAAAACAAAAGCACCGCTATCATGTTATACTCATGCTTTGAAGATACAATTTTAAAAATCAGAATATCTACTGCATAATCTGATGAAACCTGTTCCTGTTCAGCTGACGGTTGCAGAATGGTCTGACCAATATCAGGGCTGGGAGGAGTATCAATCTTGAAAAGTTGGCTGAGAGGTGTAACTGATTGTGTGGTTTCTACTTTCTTGTCCCTGTCATGGAGAACTGAATCAGAGATTCTGAGGGTTCGATGTTCAATAGTCATCAGAAATCGAAAAGTGTGCAACACATCAGATTATACCTGGTACAGATTAGCTGTTCCTTACACACAAACCAAATCTGGCATGATGCGTCAGCTCTCTGCATGATTTCTGTTGCTATCTTGGACTTTGGTTTGTCCATCTTTCTGAAACCGAGAAGGATAAATATAATCTGAACTTCCTAATTCTACCAAATACATAGCACAATTGAATCTTTACACCGAAACAATTTTGTAATGCTAGATGTACCTTGAGTAGTGCTTGTCTGCAGCAGCTGCAATTACTAACTTGGTGATGCCATGAGAGGCAATAAGTTCAAGAAGACCAGCTACAACATCTTCTTTCTCAATGACTAGTTTCTCACATTTGACCTGAAATATACGAACCATTGTAAATCAAGGTTAAGCATGAATCTTCACCTTCGAAAACATTTTGATTCTGTGCAAAGTTTCAACGGTTAATGTAATTAGTACTACTACTTCTGCTCCCTCCCGCTGTTTGGAGTAGAGTTACCGTCGTAtcgagttttttttccttttcctccttgttttttatctttgttttcttccttcctTGGCATAGGCCGGTCTGGCTGAGTGCGTCGTGTAACAAAAACtctattcttttaatatattgacgtgcaatcctttgcgtgttcgcgaaaaaaaaaagtactactaCTAATGTGGCAGCAACCAACCAAAAGGTCATCTTAATGATAACTACTGCACAAAAATCTGATGCCAGGTGCATGAAACTGCAGGAGAAATGGAGGAAGATGGGGAAAATGGATAGCACCTTCATTTTCCAGCATTGATGGACGTATTCGTCTAAAAGCTTATTCACCCTTTCACGCTCAGTTCTTCTGAACAAGCTTACTTGCTCCGGACTCACGTTACTAACATGAAACTGAACTCCCACTGAGATTAAAAGAAGAAGATAATCTTAGTTAATATTTAGAGAATGTATTTTGCAAAAGAGGACAACATGAACATCCTACTGCTGTCTTTCCCCAAGGAACAAAAGAGTCACAGTCCACGAATCTTTCACGATGTACACGAGCTTCCTTGATAGGACAGGCAGCCATGGAGGATCATTAGACGACACATTCTTAAACCGAACAGTTAAACATCTAATGACGatcaaggggggggggggggggggggccgggCACGTACGGACGGGGATCGTCTGCGGCGGCACATGCACATGCGTGACGACGAGCTTGGCTCCGCTGCCGCGGAAATGTCCGAGCGCCCACGACAGCGTCGTCTTCCCCTTCTCAGCCGGCAGCGCCACGAAcaccttctccaccgccgccgccgccgcccgcgtcgccggATCCATCGAGCTAAGCTGTCCTCTCAATTCGCGTAGGAGAAGGCGACAGTGACGCCatgggaggggagagagagagaggaattgaAGCcccaggcagcagcagcaacacggGGAACAGTGATATACATGGACAAAGTGGGACACGAAGGAGGCGACTTTCCTCCGGAATTCTGAACTTGTCGCAATCCTATCAGGAAATTCAGAATCAGACCAAAACGTGGGCAATTTCATAATCATTCATACCATGTCTCTCTGCCTTTTTCTTTGGATTAAAAAGATGCCCCTGTTTATATTAAAAATCATGTAGAGGATCCAGTTACAGCCAAGTTCAATGTCTTTGTGTGCTGACCGCTCAAGTGGATATTAAAATTTATGTGATCTCTGAATTTGGCTGTTGTAAGAGAAGAATAAGATAAGGGATTTGGCATCTTGCATATCCAAATGCCTGATCCCCCAGGTGACCTTTTGGTGCTGGACTATAATATGGTGATTGATAAATGCCAATGGGGCCTCTGGTTCTGATCATGACGTTTTGCACCTTTAGTTTATCCATACAAGTATTCGCTTTCCTCGGTATGTCCTGCCAATCTTCCATTCTGATGAATCAGAATTAGTTGAATGATGTTTGGCACATATTCCACAATCAGGATTTCATTGTACGTATTTGTGTGTGAGTTACTGGATTGTGACTATGGGACATGAAAAACTTAGACTAAAGAACATAGAAAATGGCAGCAGAAATTAAGGGGAAGCTGCATTGCATATATTTTGTACCTACTGAGTATCACTGAGAAGTTAGCAGTTAGTACTGGGGGTCAAGTAGTCAACCTTGAGCACCCGCTGGTCTGAAGTACATCCTACCATAGCAAAAAGGGAGAATCTAAAATGCTGCTCCTTGAGCAAGCAAAGAAGAAGCCCGGCTATATTGAATACATCAGAATCAGTGGCTTTCAGGTAACCTGTGGAAATCACAACGAAGCAAAATAAGCGATTTGGTGGttttcacatgaaacaaaagAAATCGAGCGACGGAATCAGTATAACAGAGGGTCTGGTTTGAAGTAAACTTTTTCATAAAAGAACTCTGAGCAAGTTATACCAAACTTTTTCTTAAAAACAAGAAATTATGCTAAACTAAAACACAAAGTGTGCATTAGATGAAAAGGTGGTGATTGTCTGGAAAATTTTCTGGATTTCTTTTGGTAAAACAAAGGCAAAGCCTAAAGTATTagaaagtgaacaagccctaaCAATTAGCGGTTTAAAAGGAAACACACCTCCATGGAAATTCTGAGGTGTCTATTCCAGCTCGATGCAATTGATCAACATATTGTAAGGCTTCTCGGCATTCTTCCCTATCATCAAAGAACTCCTTTTTATCGACTTCAATCTGATAAGTATCATTCCCTTTCCCAGTGATAACCTGAAGGAGAAGCAGAACTGTCAGCATGATGAACAAGAAGTGCTCCACCTGTCTCTTTGATCTTAAATGTTGGTTTGAAGAATGAGCATTTGCCCTTCTCCAACCCTTACTTCCCAACTGGAGAGCGGGGCAGATGGTGAATGCTAAAACCATATAATTAATTACTTCAACTACCAAGCCTGTTATCTCAGAAGATCAATGCTACCAACTCACTCTTAACTAGCAATTCCAATGGAAAGAGAGTGCAAATATACAAAAACTAGAGCAGCTTATTACTAGATAGAATTGCCCAAAAAcagatagattgcaacacaatAGCCTATTTTGCAAGTTTTTATTCCTCATCTAATGGGATTAGGTACTTGAACTACTTCATTCTTGAAATTTTAAGTCCAGCCTCTATTAAGCATTTCTATACAGGAGTATATGCATGGTGACTCAAGTGTAGCATGTTTCATCAATCTACAGGGTTATATATAGTAAGATTGTAAGAAGGTTACTTGACAATAAGAACTTCATAGAAAACTTACAACTACATCTCCTTGTTCACCCATCGCGACAGCAGCTCGTACAGCAACTCTTCTAATATCATGTAGGAATATCCTATGTCCATTCGGCAGTGGTGGGTAATAATCATTTGTGCCATGCTTCAAGTATTCTTCCATGGTCCACCCTACTCCCGCCAGCATATCATCCAGGATATCCACTGCTAAGAAATAGGACACAGAATTTGTGTAAAACTTCAGCTCCCCCAATGCATTTACATCACAATATGATATCATAATCAAATAGAAAGAACCGTACATGGATCTTCATTTGCTGGGTTGTCGGATGTCAACATAACAACATCACTTTTCTCAGCTGCAACTTTTGTCATCACTGGCCTCTTCCCTCTTTCTCGCTCACCACAACATCCAATAACTACATCAAACATCATAGCAGGAACTTCAATGCGTAATACTACAACAAAATAGAGAAGATGTCCAACATATTCACAATCTTAATGAAGCTATGGACGAAAGTACAATACCTGTGACAATTCGACGTGGGCCCAGTTCCTTTACACCATCCAAAAGCCTCGAAAGAGACTCTGGAGTCCTTGCATGATCAACGATCACCCCAAATGCTTGCTCCTCATCAATTAGCTCACACCGGCCTGGAATTGCATCCACCTCTTCGATGCCCTTCACTATGTCTTCCAGTGGTGCACCGACAGCAACACCAACTGCTACAGATGCAAGGATGTTATAGATGTTGTCCCTCCCAAGAAGGCCTGACGAAATCTCGAGGATCCCATGTGGTGTCTGTACCAGGACCTCCGTTTCAAACAGGGAAAGCTGATACTTCAGAGTGTGCACATCAGCCTTCTTGTTCTCAAATGAATATGTCACCACAGGAACATCTTGCCCTCCCTGTGCAGCAAAGAATGGAGCACTTGGATCATCAATGTTCACCACCTTACGATGGCGCTCAGGGTCAACCATTCTAGAAAACAGAGAGGCCATGCTGTTCATGTACTCCTCGTAGGTCATGCCAGCCTCATCGCCGGCATGCCTAACATTAGTCAGCACAGCAATGTCATAATCTATCTCGCTGTCCACACCAGATGACGGCATACCATCGGTGGTTGCCTCCAACAAAGCCGCCTCAGCGCCATTGTACAACATCGTCGCCATCAGCCTCTGCAC
Above is a window of Oryza sativa Japonica Group chromosome 10, ASM3414082v1 DNA encoding:
- the LOC9269569 gene encoding U-box domain-containing protein 36, encoding MDPATRAAAAAVEKVFVALPAEKGKTTLSWALGHFRGSGAKLVVTHVHVPPQTIPVLGVQFHVSNVSPEQVSLFRRTERERVNKLLDEYVHQCWKMKVKCEKLVIEKEDVVAGLLELIASHGITKLVIAAAADKHYSRKMDKPKSKIATEIMQRADASCQIWFVCKEQLICTRDKKVETTQSVTPLSQLFKIDTPPSPDIGQTILQPSAEQEQNDNEMELGFSDELNDARVAAENLMERALSESLRRQRADEQVVSSLQKVKQFEELYLEEVKRRKELEGALVKANLELTRLKQEMDIPRNHQSTILGDRQEVITDKFILRQQTVDMKSDFGATGQLIKPQQEYLQLHPDHDNGVRQPETLLHRRSLTAFSPASTVPSQFDKDSIPSHFICPISQEIMREPCIAADGFTYEAEAIINWFDEGHEVSPMTKQPLVHRDLIPNFALRSVIQDYTRRKQYSFS